One part of the Microlunatus elymi genome encodes these proteins:
- a CDS encoding thiamine pyrophosphate-requiring protein — protein sequence MAQTVGDYLLQRLREWGVEQVFGYPGDGINGIIASFGRAENQPKFVQARHEEMAAFSAVGYAKFSGRVAVCMATSGPGAIHLLNGLYDAKLDHAPVVAIVGQTARSAMGGSYQQEVDLQSLFKDVAAEYLVEVNVPSQLPNALDRAIRTAEATRSPTALIIPADLQEEEYTPPEHAFKQVPSSPPGTAWGTPVPSSSDLQAAAEVINAGEKVAILAGQGARAAADEVKQLAELTGAGVAKALLGKDVLDDTLPYVTGSIGLLGTRPSYELMRDCDTLIMIGSNFPYSQFLPELDQARAVQIDLDGRFIGMRYPTEVNLVGDSRATLQALLPMIEKKSDQSWRDTVTKNVSSWWDSVDHETATEADPVNPMRVVSELSERIPDNAMVTADSGSSTNWYARNLKIRNGIRSSLSGTLATMGPGVPYAIGAKFAHPDRPAIALVGDGAMQMNGMAELITISRYFRDWQDPRCIVCVFHNNDLNQVTWELRAMSGAPKFTESQSLPDVDYAGFATSLGLEAVAIDDPEQLGGAWDRAFSATVPTVLDVRCDPEVPPIPPHATFDQMKSTAKSLLKGDPDALHVMVQGAKTKLQELRPDRSKS from the coding sequence ATGGCTCAGACAGTTGGCGACTACCTGCTGCAGCGGTTGCGGGAGTGGGGTGTGGAGCAGGTGTTCGGCTACCCGGGGGACGGCATCAACGGCATCATCGCCTCCTTCGGCCGGGCGGAGAACCAACCCAAGTTCGTCCAGGCGCGGCACGAGGAGATGGCGGCCTTCTCCGCCGTCGGCTACGCCAAGTTCAGCGGCCGGGTCGCCGTCTGCATGGCCACCTCCGGACCGGGCGCGATCCATCTGCTGAACGGCTTGTACGACGCCAAACTCGATCATGCTCCGGTGGTCGCCATCGTCGGCCAGACCGCTCGCAGCGCGATGGGCGGCAGCTATCAGCAGGAGGTCGACCTGCAGTCGCTGTTCAAGGACGTCGCCGCGGAGTATCTGGTCGAGGTGAACGTGCCGTCCCAGCTGCCGAACGCCCTGGACCGGGCCATCCGGACGGCCGAGGCGACGCGCTCACCCACGGCGTTGATCATCCCGGCCGACCTCCAGGAGGAGGAGTACACACCGCCGGAGCACGCCTTCAAGCAGGTCCCGTCCAGCCCTCCGGGCACCGCCTGGGGCACGCCGGTGCCATCCTCCTCCGACCTACAGGCAGCTGCCGAGGTGATCAACGCCGGGGAGAAGGTGGCGATCCTGGCGGGCCAGGGTGCTCGCGCCGCCGCCGATGAGGTCAAGCAGCTCGCCGAGCTGACCGGCGCCGGGGTCGCGAAAGCCTTGCTGGGCAAGGACGTTCTCGACGACACGCTGCCGTACGTGACCGGCTCGATCGGGCTGCTCGGCACCCGGCCGAGTTATGAGTTGATGCGCGACTGCGACACGTTGATCATGATCGGCAGCAACTTCCCCTACTCCCAGTTCCTGCCCGAACTCGATCAAGCGCGCGCGGTGCAGATCGATCTGGACGGTCGCTTCATCGGCATGCGCTACCCGACCGAGGTCAACCTGGTCGGCGACAGCCGGGCGACTCTGCAGGCCCTGTTGCCGATGATCGAGAAGAAGTCCGACCAGTCCTGGCGGGACACCGTGACCAAGAACGTCAGTTCGTGGTGGGACTCGGTCGATCATGAAACCGCCACCGAAGCCGACCCGGTGAACCCGATGCGGGTGGTCTCCGAACTGAGCGAGCGGATCCCCGACAACGCCATGGTCACAGCGGATTCCGGATCGTCGACCAACTGGTACGCCCGCAATCTCAAGATCAGGAACGGGATCCGGTCCTCACTGTCTGGCACCCTGGCGACGATGGGCCCCGGCGTCCCGTACGCGATCGGCGCGAAGTTCGCCCATCCGGACCGGCCGGCGATCGCACTGGTCGGCGACGGCGCGATGCAGATGAACGGGATGGCCGAGTTGATCACCATCTCGCGCTACTTCCGGGACTGGCAGGATCCGCGCTGCATCGTCTGTGTCTTCCACAACAACGATCTGAACCAGGTCACCTGGGAGTTGCGGGCGATGAGCGGTGCGCCGAAGTTCACCGAGTCGCAGTCGCTGCCGGATGTCGACTACGCCGGCTTCGCCACATCGCTCGGCCTGGAGGCGGTGGCCATCGACGACCCGGAGCAGCTCGGCGGAGCGTGGGATCGGGCGTTCAGCGCCACCGTGCCGACGGTGCTGGACGTCCGCTGCGATCCCGAGGTGCCGCCGATCCCGCCGCACGCCACCTTCGACCAGATGAAGTCGACGGCGAAGTCGTTGCTGAAGGGCGATCCGGACGCGTTGCACGTGATGGTCCAGGGTGCGAAGACCAAGCTGCAGGAGCTGCGTCCGGACCGCAGCAAGTCCTGA
- a CDS encoding gluconate 2-dehydrogenase subunit 3 family protein, giving the protein MSRPLQRKDGVTPGGHQDRFAGFDVLGQTRHWDPVTAGVVLSRLSLPGPLRFFDLTEEAIARPLLDELLDQHQEPRVPVLEMIDSRLAGGEGDGWRYAELPEDGEAWKRSLRSVDDDARAGYGAGFAECSHEDRRKLIQAVQDLGDGDWHGLRADRIWSLWTRYACTAFYSHPWAWNEIGFSGPAYPRGYKDARVGGREPFEVADAGPRGTADDRHRDDDHDRDGKTR; this is encoded by the coding sequence GTGAGCCGACCGCTGCAACGGAAGGACGGCGTCACGCCCGGCGGGCACCAAGATCGATTCGCCGGCTTCGACGTGCTGGGGCAGACCCGGCACTGGGACCCGGTCACCGCCGGCGTCGTCCTGTCCCGGCTGTCGCTGCCCGGGCCGCTGCGTTTCTTCGACCTGACCGAGGAGGCGATCGCCCGGCCGCTGCTGGACGAGCTTCTTGATCAACACCAGGAACCGCGAGTGCCGGTGCTGGAGATGATCGACTCGCGGTTGGCCGGTGGCGAGGGCGACGGCTGGCGCTATGCCGAGTTGCCGGAGGACGGTGAAGCCTGGAAGCGATCCTTGCGATCCGTGGACGACGACGCCCGAGCCGGCTACGGAGCCGGTTTCGCCGAGTGCAGCCATGAGGATCGGCGCAAGCTGATCCAGGCCGTCCAGGATCTCGGCGACGGGGACTGGCACGGATTGAGGGCCGATCGGATCTGGTCGCTGTGGACCCGGTACGCCTGTACCGCGTTCTACTCCCACCCGTGGGCGTGGAACGAGATCGGCTTCTCCGGTCCTGCCTATCCGCGCGGCTACAAGGATGCACGGGTCGGCGGTCGGGAGCCGTTCGAGGTCGCCGACGCCGGCCCGCGCGGGACAGCGGATGATCGTCATCGCGACGATGATCACGATCGGGACGGGAAGACGCGATGA
- a CDS encoding GMC family oxidoreductase — protein sequence MITDTAQDSRAGQGSQPRRRNPAKEWFAAHDGSADRVRERNASAWLLPDDQHRVSQRLRDRMRRYRTDDEVDAVIVGCGAGGGVAAQRLTRAGWRVVALDAGPFWDPEQDWVSDESGSHHLYWNEPRVIDGDNPVPLGSNNSGRGVGGSMIHFAGFAPRFHPSDFHTYSADGVGADWPIDYAELQPYYEQLEGELPVSGEDWPWGVPHTYPHSAHQVGGNGEIFLRGAHKIGLQAKVGPVAITNGRFGHRPHCIYRGFCLQGCKVNAKASPLITHVPDAIANGAEIRSDAMVTRVEVDQRTGRATGVRYLKDGVEEFQRASVVIVAGYSIETPRLLLNSTSARFPDGLCNDHDQVGRYLMVQGAPQTAGRFADEIRMYKAPPPEVSSEVFYETDPSKPYKRGFSVQTVSPLPITWAEHVAGQGHWGADLREQMRGYVHWAVLGALCEFLPRAENRIRLDRETDRYGLPVARFTYSQCDNDKQLLQAAQQVMEEILTAAGAQELVTFTRNAHLVGGARMAADERHGVVDRSCTTFAVPNLYIMDGSVLPTQGSANPALTIMANSARACDLLTGRRS from the coding sequence ATGATCACCGACACCGCCCAGGACTCCCGGGCAGGCCAGGGATCGCAGCCGAGACGGCGCAATCCGGCCAAGGAGTGGTTCGCAGCCCACGACGGGTCCGCCGACCGGGTCCGGGAACGGAACGCGTCGGCCTGGCTGCTGCCCGATGATCAACACCGGGTCAGTCAACGTCTCCGGGACCGGATGCGCCGCTATCGCACCGACGACGAGGTCGACGCGGTGATCGTCGGTTGCGGCGCGGGCGGCGGGGTCGCCGCGCAACGGCTCACCCGGGCCGGTTGGCGGGTGGTCGCGTTGGACGCCGGGCCGTTCTGGGACCCGGAGCAGGACTGGGTCTCCGACGAGTCCGGCTCGCATCACCTGTACTGGAACGAACCGCGAGTGATCGACGGCGACAACCCGGTGCCGTTGGGATCCAACAACTCGGGCCGAGGCGTCGGCGGGTCGATGATCCACTTCGCCGGGTTCGCGCCGCGCTTCCATCCCAGCGATTTCCACACCTACAGCGCCGACGGTGTCGGCGCGGACTGGCCGATCGACTACGCGGAGTTGCAGCCCTACTACGAGCAGCTGGAGGGCGAGTTGCCGGTGTCCGGCGAGGACTGGCCCTGGGGCGTGCCGCACACCTATCCGCACAGTGCACACCAGGTCGGCGGCAACGGCGAGATCTTCCTCCGCGGCGCGCACAAGATCGGGTTGCAGGCCAAGGTCGGGCCGGTCGCGATCACCAACGGACGGTTCGGCCATCGACCGCACTGCATCTATCGCGGTTTCTGCTTGCAGGGTTGCAAGGTCAACGCCAAGGCCTCGCCGTTGATCACCCACGTTCCGGACGCGATCGCCAACGGAGCCGAGATCCGCAGCGACGCCATGGTCACCCGGGTCGAAGTTGATCAGCGGACCGGCCGGGCGACCGGTGTCCGCTACCTGAAGGACGGGGTGGAGGAGTTCCAGCGCGCATCCGTGGTGATCGTCGCCGGCTATTCGATCGAGACGCCGCGACTGCTGTTGAACTCGACCTCCGCCAGGTTCCCCGACGGCCTGTGCAACGACCATGATCAAGTCGGCCGCTACCTGATGGTGCAGGGCGCTCCGCAGACCGCCGGCCGGTTCGCCGACGAGATCCGGATGTACAAGGCGCCGCCGCCGGAGGTGTCCAGCGAAGTCTTCTACGAAACGGATCCGAGCAAGCCCTACAAGCGCGGCTTCTCGGTGCAGACGGTGTCGCCGCTGCCGATCACCTGGGCCGAACACGTGGCCGGCCAAGGTCACTGGGGCGCTGACCTCCGCGAGCAGATGCGCGGCTACGTGCACTGGGCCGTGCTCGGCGCGCTGTGCGAATTCCTGCCCCGGGCGGAGAACCGCATCAGGTTGGACCGGGAGACCGACCGGTACGGTCTGCCGGTGGCTCGGTTCACGTACAGCCAGTGCGACAACGACAAGCAGCTGCTGCAGGCGGCGCAGCAGGTGATGGAGGAGATCCTGACCGCGGCCGGCGCACAGGAGCTGGTCACCTTCACGCGCAACGCGCACCTGGTCGGCGGTGCCCGGATGGCTGCCGACGAGCGGCACGGTGTGGTTGACCGAAGCTGTACGACGTTTGCGGTGCCGAATCTCTACATCATGGACGGCAGTGTGCTGCCGACCCAGGGCTCGGCCAATCCGGCTCTGACGATCATGGCGAACTCCGCCCGTGCCTGCGATCTGCTCACCGGCCGGCGATCATGA
- a CDS encoding enolase C-terminal domain-like protein: protein MILDGTRREEFGPGPTIAAVDARAYQIPTPQPEADGTLSWDATTMVVVRISCHNSEVEGLGWTYADTSCVELIKGKLTETIMDKPVLDVPAAWSAMQHKIRNLGRPGLVSCSISAVDIALTDAAARLLGLPIDRLLGRCHDQVALYGSGGFTSQTEDQLVDQLRDWTVRRRLPRVKIKIGESGGRRVDRDLERMRLARQTIGDDVELYVDANGGYSIGQAKRVGSALDEVGAIWFEEPVSSDDLAGLAMLRDCCSADIAAGEYGYDLPYFARMLPCVDCLQVDLTRCGGFTEWRRISAVAAAANRQVSAHCAPNLSVYAGAATQNFRHIEWFVDHDRIESELFDGTLDPDGGIVTPGPGPGHGLTLRSDAAATYAV from the coding sequence ATGATCCTGGACGGGACGCGGCGCGAGGAGTTCGGCCCCGGGCCGACGATCGCCGCGGTCGACGCCCGGGCGTACCAGATCCCGACGCCGCAACCGGAGGCGGACGGCACGCTGAGCTGGGACGCGACCACCATGGTCGTCGTCCGAATCTCCTGCCACAACAGCGAAGTCGAGGGTCTGGGCTGGACCTACGCGGACACGTCCTGCGTGGAGTTGATCAAGGGCAAGCTGACCGAAACGATCATGGACAAGCCGGTGCTGGACGTACCGGCTGCCTGGTCGGCGATGCAACACAAGATCCGCAACCTCGGTCGGCCCGGGCTGGTGTCCTGCTCGATCTCAGCGGTCGACATCGCACTCACCGATGCCGCTGCCCGGCTGCTCGGGCTGCCGATCGATCGGCTGCTCGGACGCTGTCACGATCAGGTCGCGTTGTACGGCAGCGGCGGCTTCACCAGCCAGACCGAGGATCAGCTCGTTGATCAACTTCGGGACTGGACCGTGCGCCGGCGACTGCCGCGGGTCAAGATCAAGATCGGCGAGTCCGGCGGCCGTCGGGTGGACCGGGACCTGGAACGGATGCGGCTGGCCCGGCAGACCATCGGCGACGACGTCGAGCTCTACGTGGACGCCAACGGCGGCTACAGCATCGGCCAGGCCAAGCGCGTCGGCAGCGCGCTGGACGAGGTCGGGGCGATCTGGTTCGAGGAACCGGTGAGCAGTGATGATCTTGCCGGACTGGCGATGCTGCGGGATTGCTGCAGCGCCGACATCGCGGCCGGCGAATACGGCTACGACCTGCCGTACTTCGCCCGGATGCTGCCCTGTGTCGACTGCCTGCAGGTCGACCTGACCCGCTGCGGCGGCTTCACCGAGTGGCGGCGGATCAGTGCCGTGGCCGCTGCCGCCAACCGGCAGGTCTCCGCGCACTGCGCGCCGAATCTGTCGGTGTACGCCGGCGCCGCGACCCAGAACTTCCGCCACATCGAGTGGTTCGTCGATCATGACCGGATCGAATCCGAATTGTTCGACGGCACCCTTGATCCCGACGGCGGCATCGTCACCCCCGGACCCGGACCGGGCCACGGGCTCACCCTGCGGTCGGACGCGGCCGCGACCTATGCTGTTTGA
- a CDS encoding ABC-F family ATP-binding cassette domain-containing protein — translation MLVVRDVEVRVGARLLLEKASFQVAPGDKIGLVGRNGAGKTTLTKILAGAGQPTSGTISHTGSVGYLPQDPRTGDPEVLAKNRILSARGLDTVISRMRRTEEEMASTDPAIQERAMERYARVEAELTAAGGYAAEAEAARISANLGLPDRVLSQPLRTLSGGQRRRIELARILFSDADIMLLDEPTNHLDADSISWLRSYLINYSGGLMVISHDTELLEQTVNKVFHLDANRSLLDVYSMNWKRYLQQRATDEERRRRERKNAERKADRLFAQAEKMGAKATKAVAAKNMARRAERLLSGLEAERVQDRVAKIKLPEPAPCGRTPLTASGLSKAYGSLEVFAGVDLAIDRGSRVVILGLNGAGKTTLLRILAGLGEPDTGEVHPGHGLKLGYYAQEHETLDVERTVLENMKRASPELNETEVRKVLGSFLFTGDDVEKKAEVLSGGEKTRLALATLVVSSANVLLLDEPTNNLDPASREEILAAIHSYAGAIVLVTHDEGAVEALEPDRVLVLPDGTEDLWTAEYAELITLA, via the coding sequence GTGCTAGTCGTACGGGATGTCGAAGTTCGGGTGGGCGCCAGGCTGTTGCTGGAAAAGGCGTCCTTCCAGGTCGCTCCCGGCGACAAGATCGGCCTGGTCGGGCGCAACGGCGCCGGGAAGACAACCCTGACGAAGATTCTGGCCGGCGCCGGCCAGCCGACGTCGGGGACGATCAGTCACACCGGCAGCGTCGGTTATCTGCCGCAGGATCCGCGTACCGGCGACCCCGAGGTGCTGGCCAAGAACCGGATCTTGTCCGCCCGCGGCCTGGACACCGTGATCAGCAGGATGCGCCGGACCGAGGAGGAGATGGCGTCCACCGACCCGGCGATCCAGGAACGGGCGATGGAACGCTACGCCCGGGTGGAGGCGGAGTTGACCGCAGCCGGTGGCTACGCCGCCGAGGCCGAAGCGGCCCGGATCTCGGCCAACCTCGGACTGCCCGACCGGGTGCTGAGCCAGCCGCTGCGGACGCTGTCCGGCGGGCAGCGGCGCCGGATCGAACTGGCCCGGATCCTCTTCTCCGACGCCGACATTATGTTGCTGGACGAGCCGACCAACCACCTGGACGCGGACTCGATCTCGTGGCTGCGCTCGTACTTGATCAACTACTCCGGCGGGCTGATGGTGATCAGCCACGACACCGAGTTGCTGGAACAGACCGTCAACAAGGTGTTCCACCTGGATGCGAACCGGTCCCTGCTGGACGTCTACTCGATGAACTGGAAGCGCTACCTGCAGCAGCGTGCCACCGACGAGGAACGGCGTCGCCGCGAACGCAAGAACGCCGAACGCAAGGCGGATCGGCTGTTCGCGCAGGCCGAGAAGATGGGCGCCAAGGCGACCAAGGCGGTGGCGGCCAAGAACATGGCCCGGCGGGCGGAACGACTGCTGTCCGGGCTGGAGGCCGAACGGGTCCAGGATCGGGTGGCCAAGATCAAACTTCCCGAGCCGGCACCCTGCGGTCGTACCCCGCTGACTGCATCCGGGTTGAGCAAGGCCTACGGCTCGTTGGAGGTCTTCGCCGGCGTTGATCTGGCCATCGACCGCGGCAGCCGGGTGGTGATCTTGGGGCTGAACGGCGCAGGAAAGACAACCCTGTTGCGGATTCTGGCCGGTCTGGGCGAGCCGGACACCGGTGAGGTGCACCCGGGGCACGGGCTCAAGCTCGGCTACTACGCCCAGGAGCACGAGACGCTGGACGTCGAGCGCACTGTGCTGGAGAACATGAAGCGGGCCTCGCCGGAGCTGAACGAGACCGAGGTGCGCAAGGTGCTCGGCTCGTTCCTGTTCACCGGTGACGATGTGGAGAAGAAGGCCGAGGTACTGTCCGGCGGCGAGAAGACCCGGCTGGCGTTGGCCACTCTGGTGGTCTCCAGCGCCAACGTGCTGTTGCTGGACGAGCCGACCAACAACCTCGATCCTGCTTCCCGGGAAGAGATCCTGGCCGCCATCCACTCCTACGCCGGCGCGATCGTGTTGGTCACCCACGACGAGGGCGCCGTGGAGGCGCTGGAGCCGGATCGGGTGCTGGTGCTGCCCGACGGCACCGAAGACCTGTGGACCGCCGAGTACGCCGAGTTGATCACCCTCGCCTGA
- a CDS encoding GAF and ANTAR domain-containing protein — MDTPELESTVTEPAYDSPELKYADEFAQLSEEMSRSQEQPTLERIVALAVETIEACDYCGITQRKPDGQLSTPASTGPIVIEADRLQYQFDEGPCVAAVWNLDTYLIPDLELETRWPQWAPRAAQLGIRSVLSLRLDPTGDQHAFAALNLYAIAPDAFDNTDLAIASIFARHAGTALSGARTREELRTAIRSRQVIGVAQGMLMQRFGLTLDQSFEVLRRFSQNHNVKLRTLAEGLVKNGGIHDQGGDPLTVNSALERSFGIAGPPMRTEVRGPGSPRLPGRRRG, encoded by the coding sequence ATGGACACGCCGGAACTGGAAAGCACCGTCACCGAGCCGGCGTACGACAGCCCGGAACTGAAATACGCAGACGAGTTCGCGCAGCTCAGCGAGGAGATGAGTCGCAGCCAGGAGCAGCCGACTCTGGAGCGGATCGTCGCGCTGGCGGTCGAGACCATCGAGGCCTGCGACTACTGCGGCATCACCCAACGCAAGCCCGACGGTCAGCTGTCGACGCCCGCCAGCACCGGGCCGATCGTGATCGAGGCCGACCGGCTGCAGTATCAGTTCGACGAGGGCCCGTGTGTGGCGGCCGTGTGGAACCTCGACACGTATCTGATCCCGGATCTGGAACTGGAGACGCGCTGGCCGCAATGGGCTCCGCGAGCGGCCCAGCTGGGCATCCGTTCGGTGCTCAGCCTGCGGCTGGATCCGACCGGTGATCAACATGCGTTCGCGGCGCTGAATCTGTATGCGATCGCCCCGGATGCCTTTGACAACACGGACCTGGCGATCGCCAGCATCTTCGCCCGGCACGCGGGCACCGCCCTCAGCGGCGCCCGGACCCGGGAGGAGTTGCGTACCGCGATCCGGTCCCGGCAGGTGATCGGCGTCGCCCAGGGGATGTTGATGCAGCGGTTCGGGCTGACCCTGGACCAGTCGTTCGAGGTGCTGCGGCGCTTCTCCCAGAACCACAACGTCAAACTCCGGACGCTGGCCGAAGGGCTGGTGAAGAACGGCGGCATTCATGATCAGGGCGGCGACCCACTGACGGTGAACTCGGCCCTGGAGCGGTCGTTCGGCATCGCGGGCCCCCCGATGCGAACAGAAGTCCGAGGACCGGGCAGCCCACGTTTACCCGGCCGACGGCGCGGGTAG
- a CDS encoding isoprenylcysteine carboxyl methyltransferase family protein has protein sequence MAAHNWWFTLLVLLVAAERLAELNVARRNRRRALAAGGIEYGAGHYPIIVLLQIGLLAGSILENWLRDPPLRPALSLTMLIVVLLAQGLRWWCISTLGPQWNTRVIVVPGLGRRRRGPYRLLPHPNYLAVVVEGFALPLVGSAWITAIAFSTGNAAILAWRIRVENQALRRL, from the coding sequence GTGGCTGCACACAACTGGTGGTTCACTCTGCTGGTGCTGCTGGTGGCAGCCGAACGCCTGGCCGAGCTGAACGTCGCCCGGCGGAACCGGCGCCGGGCGCTGGCCGCCGGCGGGATCGAGTACGGGGCCGGTCACTACCCGATCATCGTGCTGCTCCAGATCGGGCTGCTGGCCGGCAGCATCCTCGAGAACTGGCTCCGCGATCCCCCGCTGCGGCCCGCGCTCAGCCTCACCATGCTGATCGTGGTGCTGCTGGCGCAGGGACTGCGCTGGTGGTGCATCAGCACGCTCGGCCCGCAGTGGAACACCCGGGTCATCGTCGTCCCGGGACTCGGCCGGCGGCGGCGCGGCCCCTACCGGCTGCTGCCGCATCCGAACTATCTCGCAGTGGTCGTCGAAGGGTTCGCGTTGCCGCTGGTCGGATCGGCTTGGATCACCGCAATCGCTTTCAGCACAGGGAATGCGGCGATTCTCGCCTGGCGGATCCGGGTCGAGAACCAGGCGCTGCGACGGCTCTGA
- a CDS encoding SDR family oxidoreductase, with product MSQVVAITGASAGVGRAVARLFAERGARVALMARGEKGLAAAAEDVSERGGEPMTIGLDVSDAQAVVDAVNRIEERFGPIDVWVNAAFTGAFARLIDLTPQEFRRATEVTYLGYVHGTMAALKPMVQRNRGTIVQVGSALAYRGIPLQSAYCGAKHAIQGFTESLRCELLHDRSAVRVTMVQLPAVNTPQFSWLLSRLPKQAQPVPPIYQPEVAARAIVFAADHPQRREYWVGRSTMLTLLANKIAPGLLDRYLARTGFSGQQTDQPRDEDQPANLWHPADGEGAKDWGAHGIFDDRARDRAPEQWVSEHRRLLLGLAGTAAAAGAGAAAVLGRRPRRRTAG from the coding sequence GTGAGCCAGGTCGTTGCGATCACCGGAGCATCTGCCGGTGTGGGACGTGCGGTGGCGCGGCTGTTCGCCGAGCGTGGCGCTCGGGTGGCGTTGATGGCGCGCGGCGAGAAGGGTTTGGCCGCCGCGGCCGAGGACGTCAGCGAGCGCGGCGGTGAGCCGATGACCATCGGCTTGGACGTGTCCGACGCCCAGGCGGTGGTGGACGCGGTGAACCGGATCGAGGAACGGTTCGGTCCGATCGACGTCTGGGTGAACGCCGCCTTCACCGGTGCGTTCGCGCGGCTGATCGACCTGACGCCGCAGGAGTTCCGGCGGGCCACCGAGGTCACCTATCTGGGGTACGTCCACGGCACCATGGCGGCGCTGAAGCCGATGGTGCAGCGCAACCGCGGCACCATCGTCCAGGTCGGTTCGGCGCTGGCCTACCGCGGCATTCCGTTGCAGTCGGCCTACTGCGGCGCAAAGCACGCGATCCAGGGATTCACCGAGTCGTTGCGCTGCGAGCTGTTGCATGATCGCAGCGCCGTCCGGGTGACCATGGTGCAGCTGCCTGCGGTGAACACCCCGCAGTTCTCCTGGCTGTTGTCGCGGCTGCCGAAGCAGGCCCAACCGGTGCCGCCGATCTACCAGCCCGAGGTGGCCGCGCGGGCGATCGTGTTCGCCGCCGATCATCCGCAACGACGCGAGTACTGGGTCGGCCGGAGCACGATGCTGACGCTGCTGGCCAACAAGATCGCGCCCGGACTGCTGGACCGCTATCTGGCTCGGACCGGTTTCTCGGGCCAGCAGACCGACCAGCCGCGGGACGAGGATCAGCCGGCCAACCTGTGGCATCCGGCCGACGGCGAGGGGGCGAAGGACTGGGGCGCGCACGGGATCTTCGACGACCGCGCTCGGGACCGTGCTCCGGAGCAGTGGGTGAGTGAGCACCGTCGTCTGCTGCTCGGCCTGGCCGGAACCGCCGCCGCGGCCGGCGCCGGCGCCGCCGCCGTGCTCGGCCGGCGTCCGCGCCGCCGGACCGCCGGCTGA
- a CDS encoding type III polyketide synthase, whose amino-acid sequence MINLPRIVSTEPVLPQHRYPQQQLTDAFADFVGVQGLKQGLLRKVHGNAGVQYRHLALPIEKYADLHDFDTANDAFINEATALTDTALRRALEHATVEPGEVELIMTATTTGLAVPSLEARIAPAAGIRSDVKRLPVVGLGCVAGAAGVARVADYLLGHPDAVAVLLSVELCSLTLQRADTSTANLIASGLFGDGAAAVVMAGARRAAELAPGGLAPSGPAPRVVAGRSHLYPHTERAMGWDVGASGLRIVLGAEIPDLVRSELRADVDGFLGDHGLSVPEIDFWVCHPGGPKVLQAVEETLDLRDGQLDVTWESLTEIGNISSASVLHVLADTLRHRTPRPGSYGLMLALGPGFSLEMVLLQV is encoded by the coding sequence ATGATCAACCTCCCACGTATCGTCAGCACCGAACCGGTGCTTCCCCAGCACCGCTATCCGCAACAGCAACTCACCGACGCCTTCGCCGATTTCGTCGGCGTACAAGGGCTGAAGCAGGGCCTGTTGCGCAAGGTGCACGGCAACGCCGGCGTGCAGTACCGGCATCTCGCCCTGCCGATCGAGAAGTACGCGGATCTGCACGACTTCGACACCGCCAACGACGCGTTCATCAACGAGGCCACCGCGCTCACCGACACCGCGCTGCGTCGCGCCCTCGAGCACGCGACGGTCGAGCCCGGCGAAGTGGAGTTGATCATGACCGCGACCACCACCGGTCTGGCGGTGCCGTCGCTGGAGGCGCGGATCGCGCCGGCGGCCGGGATCCGTTCCGACGTCAAACGGCTGCCGGTGGTCGGACTGGGCTGCGTGGCCGGTGCCGCCGGGGTGGCCCGGGTCGCCGACTACCTGCTCGGCCACCCGGATGCTGTCGCGGTGCTGCTGTCGGTGGAGTTGTGCTCGCTGACCCTGCAGCGGGCGGACACGTCGACGGCCAACCTGATCGCCAGCGGACTGTTCGGCGACGGTGCGGCCGCGGTCGTGATGGCCGGAGCGCGGCGCGCCGCCGAACTCGCGCCGGGCGGACTCGCGCCCTCCGGTCCGGCGCCACGGGTGGTGGCCGGCCGCAGCCATCTCTACCCGCACACCGAACGCGCGATGGGCTGGGACGTCGGAGCCAGCGGCCTGCGGATCGTGCTCGGTGCCGAGATCCCCGACCTGGTCCGATCCGAGTTGCGGGCCGACGTCGACGGGTTCCTCGGTGATCATGGTCTGTCGGTGCCGGAGATCGACTTCTGGGTCTGCCATCCGGGCGGGCCGAAGGTGTTGCAGGCGGTCGAGGAGACGCTCGACCTTCGTGACGGACAGCTGGACGTCACCTGGGAATCGCTGACCGAGATCGGCAACATCTCCTCGGCCTCGGTGCTGCATGTGCTGGCGGACACGCTGCGCCACCGGACGCCGCGGCCGGGCTCGTACGGGTTGATGCTCGCGCTCGGCCCGGGCTTCAGCCTGGAAATGGTTCTGCTGCAGGTGTGA